The following proteins are encoded in a genomic region of Ammospiza caudacuta isolate bAmmCau1 chromosome 3, bAmmCau1.pri, whole genome shotgun sequence:
- the LRATD1 gene encoding protein LRATD1 produces the protein MGNQLDRITHLNYSELPTGDPSGIEKDELRVGVAYFFSDEEEDLDERGQPDKYGVKGSGSPGQETPTHHLHHQLVLNETQFSAFRGQECIFSKVSSGPQAGDLSVYSVSALPALCKPGDLLELLYLGPSEHPPPHWAVYVGGGQIIHLHQGQIRQDSLYEAAAGNVGRVVNSWYRFRPLVAELVVQNACGHLGLKSDEICWTNSESFAAWCRFGKREFKAGGELQAAAGTQHQQQYYLKIHLAENKVHTVRFHSLEDLIREKRRIDASGKLRVIKDLAIVDGKE, from the coding sequence ATGGGAAATCAACTGGATCGCATCACCCACCTGAATTACAGCGAGCTGCCGACCGGGGACCCCTCGGGAATCGAGAAGGACGAGCTGCGCGTCGGGGTGGCTTACTTCTTTTCGGATGAGGAGGAGGACCTGGACGAGCGAGGCCAGCCAGACAAGTACGGCGTGAAGGGCtccggcagccccgggcaggaGACGCCCACCCACCACCTCCACCACCAGCTGGTGCTGAACGAGACTCAGTTCTCCGCTTTCCGCGGCCAGGAATGCATCTTCTCCAAGGTCAGCAGCGGCCCCCAGGCTGGGGACCTGAGCGTCTACTCGGtgtcagccctgccagccctctgCAAGCCGGgggacctgctggagctgctctacCTGGGGCCGTCGGAGCACCCGCCGCCGCACTGGGCCGTGTACGTGGGCGGCGGGCAGATCATCCACCTGCACCAGGGGCAGATCCGCCAGGACAGCTTGTACGAGGCGGCCGCGGGCAACGTGGGCCGGGTGGTGAATAGCTGGTACCGCTTCCGCCCGCTGGTGGCCGAGCTGGTGGTGCAGAACGCCTGCGGGCACCTGGGCTTAAAAAGCGACGAGATCTGCTGGACTAACTCCGAGAGCTTCGCCGCCTGGTGCCGCTTCGGGAAACGGGAGTTCAAAGCCGGGGGGGAGCTGCAGGCGGCTGCTGgcacccagcaccagcagcagtaCTATCTCAAAATCCACTTGGCAGAGAACAAGGTGCATACGGTGAGGTTCCACAGCCTGGAGGATCTAATACGCGAGAAGCGCAGGATCGATGCCAGTGGCAAACTGAGGGTGATCAAGGACCTGGCTATAGTGGATGGGAAAGAAtag